The region tatttggtttgctgattttttttgaggactttagcatctatggtcatcagggatattggcccataattttcttttttggtagtctttatctggttctagaattaggataatgctggcctcttaaaatgagtttgggagccttcccctctcttgaattttttgaaatactttgagaaggagaggtgttagttcttcacagaatgtttggtgaaattcacctgtgaagccatctggtccagggcttttgtttgttgagagtttttgattactgcttcaatttcactaggtgtagtgtgtctattcagattctccaattcttcctgatttagttttggaagattctatgtttctaggaattatattttgtccaggttgtccagtttgttggcatgtagggcatgtagttgttcataatattttcttacaatcctttgtattactttggtgtcagttgttatttctcctcttttacttctgattttatttatttgggtcctctctttttttctgcatgAATCTGGTTAAGGtttcatcaatcttgtttatcttttcaaagaaccagctcttggattcattgatcttttgccctgactgggaatcgaactggcgacgctttggtttgcaggctggtgcttcattgagccacaccagccagggaatagGGGTCTGTGTTTTTTTAtattcccattttggctgcctctgtgtgtttgtttctgtgtattaggtataTCTGCAAGACTCTGGTGCAGCCCTAAGACAAACCCTGCCTGTGActagccctgggcaacctgtttggagctatcaacTATCCACAGTGTGTGGTTCCCTCTGCTAGGCCTGGATGTgtacagaaagaaccaggctgcacactaaggctggcttttatcaccactgggcctgggggagggtcagttaaagtctcagagctcccagcgATCTGCTTCTGAACACAGGCTTTCTGTTGAGTTTATCATTGAAAGTCTTCCAGCTGTATTCCTCAGCGGCAGGGCTTAAATACCACAGggtagggcagagtaattcctgtgggcggGGCTACTGGTTCCTTTCAGGTTGATGCCGTTCAGAGAGGAGTATTCTGTCTGAGAAAGACAGCTTCTGCAGTATGgaaaatgactcagcacagggacccttgtggctgttccttcagttctttccctagagccaccagccccagagtCTCCTCATGTGTCTTTAGTCcaccctgcccttcctctgctagagcccagggtaagtggctgaaacagaattttgtgtgttggccctttaagaggccctctgcatctccagccatcacTCCCCGGTGGACTGATACCCCACTGCTTTTCATAGCCacatgttatttgggttcctttcctggttctagtgctataggctggggagcccagtttGTGGTTTAGACCCCACAATTCTCAGAGGGAACCCCCCAGccgctgaaatatccctccagaacttcagctgccactgtGGGGGCCCACATGgccctcttgcacctcctctgtacttcctaccagtcttgttgtcCTGAAGAGGTTTCTTCTGTCTGcgcttggttataaggcttcctTCCAGCTAGTGTACAGttagttattcaggatgatttctctacaacttagttgtaattccagattagtCCTGGGACGagattagtgtagcttctacttactcctctgccatcttgggtctctCAATTTTATGTTCTAGATTAGTCCTTAGAAACTTACAGAGTGCCTCTTTAGAACTAtcagtcttctcatttttttcttttatatttgattatttaGGATAGCTCACTATCCTTATTATCTCTGCCAAGATATATCTTGGGGATTTTTAAATGGTAAGGATCCAAAATTCTGACCATTCACACCTACATGTTATTTCCTACGGCAGCACATTCATAAACAGAATGATGACTAAATCGAATGAAGTTTAAAAGAAGTTAGTTCATAACCTCACCTTTCTTATGCATCCTGAAAAGGAATTCTTAAGTTTAATGAAATAGAGAACTATTGTATAGTCATATAATCACAAAGtaagtttttactttatttaatagtCACATATGTATagataaaacaaatttttacCACAGTGCATTATTGATTGTGCTTCTTGCTGTCTTGTGGCATCCAGGATCCTGGTTGAAAAGTTTTCCCAGTGGTGGTGGGAGCCACTGAGGGTTCTTCTTTTCCAAAGTATGGAGCAGATGCATGCCCTTTAATCTGCGTTTCAACAGGTGGAGCCAAGAGTTCATTGCTTTCTTTACtaaggagtttttctttttcataaaattctttgctttttattttaatttcttctctatatttttcattctttagtATTTCCtgtatgaatatataaatgaaagaaacttaAATTTCTAGCTAGAAGACAACAACCTAcaggttttaagaaaaaaaaacagctaataaaaaacaaagtacatatatatatatatatataacacttgCTTTGCATTCAAATAATATATAGATGTATACAAGATAAGTTTGAGAAAGCTATCTTATTATATACCagtgttactgtattttgctgtgtatagtgtgctcccatgcataatgtgcacccatatttttgtgtgcattatacactattatacccatggtatgtaatcattataatatgtatccttatttttccctaaaaaatttggggaaaaaagtgtgtgttatacacagcaaaatacagtatttgaatTAAACAGCTCTGTTCtcatatactataataaaaagaCACAAAGGACCACAACATACAAATATTTACTTCCCAACAAGTGAAACAAACTATTTAACATGAATTATTACACAAGGCATAAAAGTGACTCTATCAAAGATTTTCTAAGCCTAACAGCTATTTTTTGCCTCAAaactaatcatcagagattaTACCTTTTACTAGAGATGAAGTAAAGGTAAGATGGCCTCAGAAAGATGCCCCCACCAGTCTTTTTTCTATGGGAGTTAAAGCATGGAGCCAAGGACACCCTCTATCCTGCCAGAACCAAGGCCCATCTACTTCCCACTCACCTCTGGAGTGGGAAGGCAGTGAAGACGTGGAATGGAATTGGAGTTTATCCTGCCCTACACACCAGTTCCAGACAGGTACTTTGCAGTTGGAAATATTTCCTCAAATCAGTGCAAGCAATTTTTGCAATGCAGTCTGTCTCTCAGATTTGCTATTCTAGCTGTAAAGCTCTATACCCCAAATTACAAGGAATCTATTACTGTATTTTACTGACTACAAGTCCATCAAATTTAAGAAACACCATTGTTATATGTACCACTAAAAATGGCAATTATACTCCTTCACACCTAATTTCAGAGATGGTAAAATCTGAAAAGATATGCATCTTAAAAACAGATGAAATAgagtaattatatatttttgttgattaCTTCCTCCTATCTTAATGGTTATTTCTAAGTgggtataatttttaatgttctttttgctatggtattttctgattttatttttaaatcctcacatgagaatatgtttattgatttgagagagagaaacattgatcagtttcctccCATAAGTGActcgactggggattgaacccacaacctaggtgtatgccctaaccagggatcgaacttgcaaccttttagTGCACAGGGTGATATGCcaacccaaccaactgaaccacacagcAAGGGCTATTTTTCgatttttttaagagaacatATTTAGAATATGAAAAAACTTATTAATGTAACTAGTATCTGACAACACTGTCAACCAACTAACTACTCACaagttatttcttaattttaacatttaaaaaaatgacacttaAAAGCAACATCTGGGTATCTAAATGTATGACACAATCTTGGTTTCTAATGTGAATTTCAAGCAATAATCCTTTAAAAACATAAGcaccaatatttaaaattacatctaaaataaTGGTTTGTacttaaagtgaaaaaaaggttttaggGGCTACAGTGTTACAGACTTTTAGTTTTAGACGCAAAGAAGGGCCCATCTAATGAAACTTCCCCCTCAAAGCAAATGTGAaggaaagaatatttataaatattcttgtaATCTCCACAAAGTAGACCAATTCCCCACAAGTAGTTTACTTCGATAACTACAGTAACTATGAGCTTAAGAGACAGCTGCTGTGAGTGAGGGTGACAGTGATCTTCGCCTCTCATACACCCCGTAGAATTCTCAGGTGAGGTGACCATATATCCCAAAGAAAATCCCTCAATATGATCTTGGAGGTAgtggaagtaaaagaaaatacttttccaTGCCTCTCCACTCTTCAAGATCCTCTTTGAACTAGTGTCTTCATGGAAGTTCTTTCTCATGAGCAGGTGAGAGGATCAGGACTGAGTTGAACTTGCACTAGCAACCCAACACAGGCAGCAAGCAGCTACTGAGTATTGGTTTGCAGCTCGCTTGGTTTTTGTATGAGGATGACACATGGCCTGAAGCTGCCTGTGCCTACTTTTCTTCAGTTCTACTGTTGCAGTCTTAAACCTGGTGCAAGCCTATGCCTTCTGCATTAAAAGGAAATGGAGGGCAGAGAGCTgttcttttttcctgccttcacaTAATTTCTCTTTACTCGCCATTACTCTGCCAAGTCTTTCTTATAGCAACTGCTTAGGCAAATGGAAAGCCAATCAGAAtatgttaattaatttaacatATGAAGATGGAGTAAAAATTTCAGAATTGAAAAACATGGAGGCTCTAATTTTTCCTAGAAAAgaattttccttttgtctttttaaaacaaaactaattgTATCAGTCTCCTGCTAACAGCTTCCCAGAAAATTAAACAGAGCATAAatcatttatgaaagaaaatctgattttgtaaatatttggaaTACAATGAAAGTATTTAGGTAGAAAAATGGGAATTTGTAGACTTACAGATAAATCATTTTGTAAGAAAGCCTATTTTACAGTAGAAACTGCCATAATGCATgaattttccttatatttcctTGGAATAATATCACCTTATGTCTCAAAATGTTTATCAGTTATAACAGTATGTTTATTTCAGCGTTTGTATGGGAATAAACCAAGAGTAAGTACATCTTTCTTCAcataaatgattatttattatattaaaataagtatttatccTTTTACATACTGCTTTTCTCCCTGTCAATAAaggttctttaatattttatgtaaaaatgtgcttgtgtgagccctgaccagtttggctcaattggttgggcatcgttcctcaaactgaaaggtcactggtttgatttctggtcagggcacatgcctggattgtaggtttggtccctggtgggggagcATAcatgaggcaactgattgatgtttctctttcacatcgatgtttctctccctctctttctccctcccttcccctctctctaaaaatgaatgaataggtaCAGGGGTGGGGtacacataaagagcttcccagacaaaacactaaaggagttcttcgtcactaaaccattattatatgaaatgctagagagacttacttaagaaaaagatcaaaattataaacaataaaatggcaataaatacatacctatcaacaatttaatctaaaaaacaaattaagcaaacaggaagaacagagacagaatcgtggatatgtggaacattttgatggttgctagatgagAAGAggtgtggggggatgggtgaagaggtgaggggagtacaaatgggtagttacagagtagccatgggggtgtaaagtatggtataggaaatggagcagccaaagaacttacacacatgacccatgggcatgaacaaaggtgagggggttgcctgagggagtgggaggtgctgggtggaggggagcaaaggggaaaaattggaactgtagtagcataatcaataaaatacaattaaaaaattaaaaatgaataaataaaatctttaaaaatagggtGGTTGTGTGGTATTTTATCACTTGAATTGTACGatgatttatttaatgaatacCCTACTGTTTCCAGttcactttttcatttaaaaaaaagcactGTGGTGGTCATCCACATAGTTCCTTGACACAAACAAGTATAGTTTCAATTCCAAATCTACCTCTTACTAGCTGTACACCAAGAAAGTCACTCAACTTTTTTCagtttcagtttctttacctgAAAATGAGAATAAAGTGACAGTGcatgtataaatatttacatcTTAAGTACTTATGTATATACTGTTCACATTGTCAGGTCTTCTGGAACTTTCTTAACAGTGGTTAAGAACATGGGCTCTGAAGCAAGGCTACCTGCATACATAAATTCCAGTTTTGCTATGTACTAGCTGGGAGATGCTGTCAATGTTGCTTAACCtttgtgtcccagtttcctcatgTCTAAAGTCGAGCTAACAATGTTGTCTTCTTCAAAGGGCTACTGTAGCGACTGGGAAAGAACTAGGTGCTAAACATGGATGGTATAACATCTCAGGGTACAAATACTTTATACTCAGCACTTACACTTTaagtacttaaaattttaatccaCTAGTTTGTGAAAATTTTGTAAGTATCAGAATCCCCACATCAATTTCTACTCTTATGAAAACTAAACAGACAATATTCATAATTTTCTGGGATGAAAAGTCTCCAACGTTTGTAATGTACTGTAGCCTCCAACAAAGGCAGCAACCATTACCAGACTGAGATAAAAAGTGTTAGTAAGACATAATCTACAGGCTTGAGAAGAAGATGGAGTAACTGGTGCCAGACTAGTCTTGCCATAAATAACTAGAAAACCGGACGAAAACAGGACAAAAAGTAAACTTTTCAAATAGTAAACAACAGGCAGTGCAATACTATGATCCCTGAGAGAAGGGATACAAATGAGATAAGCTCTGTATCACCTTAGCTTTCTGTGTAGTGGCATATTATAGGCTGCTGCACAGGGTGGGGCCACCCAAGCAAAGGTTGGAGCTCTCATTGAGCTAATGAGATGTTTGCTGAGACGGAGGAAGCTAGAATTCTTGAGGCAGGGTATCAGAATTCACAGAAAGAGTACTAGAAATCTGCATAGGGGTCCACTTGCATGTTCAGCTGAACATTACATTGTATGTGGGTAGGGTGAGACTCTAGAGGGCCATGAATGTCAATTCCTGGCTTAAAGAATAGCTACTGTGAAGCTGTGAACTGAACAACTGCTGGAGTTTGCATGAGACTAGGAGACATTCAAGTTCCAATTAGCTAGAGATTCCTCACTGAACAGGTAGGGCATTCATATAAAGGCTTCCAAAAGATCACTCCTTAGGAGTAAGGATAAACTGGCATGTGAGTAGAGGTAACTCTAGACCTGCACTGTCTGATACAGTAGCTACTAGTGACAcatggctatttaaattaaaataaaataattcagtccCTCAATTGCACCAGacgcatttctttaaaaaaaaaagattttatttatttttagagagaggtgaagggagggagagagggtgagaaacattgaagtgagagagaacattgatcactgcctcttgtatgcaccacATGCCCCAGAATGAACCCACAagtcagacatgtgccctgaccaggaatcaaactggtgatgtttttctttgcagagtgatgcccagccaactgagccacagtggtcagggtgCACCTGACACATTTCAGGTGTTTAGTAGCCAAATATtactagtggctaccatattggaaagtgcagttataaaatatttccatcattaCAGAAACTCCTATTGGACAGCACTATTCTAGATCCACCCTAACGGAACTTGAAAATAAGTCTCCAAAAGTTTGCACTGATTCACATCTAAAATAATGTACTCCCAAACAAAACccagcattttttaaaggaagataacAAAATCCAGACAGTAAACAATATACTATTTCATTGTTCATCATTCAATCAAGAAGTGAAGGAAAAATGTGTGATCCAAAACCATTCAATATAAACAGAACCAAACATgacagaaatgataaaattaacaGAGAAGGATTTTATCACAATTACTAGAAATATGTTCAAAGGcctaaaaggaaaatgaacataAGAGAAAACAagtagaaactattttttaaaaccaaatggaACTTCTAGAggtgaaaaatacagtatgtgaaatgaaaaaagtgTAATGCATATGCTTAACAGCAAATTAGACA is a window of Desmodus rotundus isolate HL8 chromosome 1, HLdesRot8A.1, whole genome shotgun sequence DNA encoding:
- the NDUFAF2 gene encoding NADH dehydrogenase [ubiquinone] 1 alpha subcomplex assembly factor 2 isoform X2, with translation MSPPPDTSDWNGTLNLGQTIREKRIVEAASKREIDYEVGGIPTEWEAWMRRTRKTPPTMEEILKNEKYREEIKIKSKEFYEKEKLLSKESNELLAPPVETQIKGHASAPYFGKEEPSVAPTTTGKTFQPGSWMPQDSKKHNQ
- the NDUFAF2 gene encoding NADH dehydrogenase [ubiquinone] 1 alpha subcomplex assembly factor 2 isoform X3; translation: MGWSQDLFRALWRALSKEVKELVGTDQFGNKYYHIPEYKNWRAWMRRTRKTPPTMEEILKNEKYREEIKIKSKEFYEKEKLLSKESNELLAPPVETQIKGHASAPYFGKEEPSVAPTTTGKTFQPGSWMPQDSKKHNQ